A part of Populus alba chromosome 8, ASM523922v2, whole genome shotgun sequence genomic DNA contains:
- the LOC118053531 gene encoding mitotic spindle checkpoint protein MAD2, with protein sequence MVPLLSASRPRGKLAVTCPNVFTLHFITNLLLAHQTLISCNQFSNKQKPIFLCTLIPPNHPFVFHFLFSENQKPARLFFFTVKAKYKRKRIMASRTVAKDIITLRGSAAIVSEFFGYAANSILYNRAVYPEESFVKVKKYGLPMLLTQDEGVRSFISNLNAQLSEWLEAGKLQRVVLVIMSKATNEVLERWNFSIETDGEVVEKGVSREKSDKEIMREIQAIMRQIASSITYLPCLDESCVFDVLAYTDKDVAVPFTWIESDPKLIANPQMVKLHSFDTKIHKVDTLVSYKNDEWDEQ encoded by the exons ATGGTGCCGTTGCTGTCAGCCTCGAGACCCAGAGGAAAACTAGCCGTTACTTGCCCTAACGTCTTTACATTACATTTCATCACTAATCTATTACTCGCTCACCAAACCCTGATTTCTTGCAATCAATtctcaaataaacaaaaacccatttttCTTTGTACTTTGATCCCCCCAAATCACCCATTTGTCtttcatttcttgttttcagaaaatcaaaagcccgccagattatttttttttacagtaaaaGCAAAGtacaagagaaagagaatcaTGGCATCAAGAACGGTTGCAAAAGACATAATCACTCTCCGTGGCTCTGCAGCGATTGTTAGTGAGTTCTTTG GTTATGCAGCAAACAG TATACTTTACAATCGAGCGGTTTATCCAGAAGAAAGTTTTGTGAAAGTGAAGAAATATGGGCTCCCAATGCTGCTTACTCAAGATGAAGGTGTTAGATCCTTTATTTCTAACTTGAATGCTCAGTTATCAG AATGGCTGGAAGCTGGAAAATTACAGAGGGTTGTTCTGGTGATCATGAGTAAGGCCACCAATGAGGTCCTGGAGAGGTGGAATTTCAGTATCGAGACTGATGGTGAGGTTGTTGAGAAAGG AGTGTCAAGGGAAAAGAGTGACAAAGAAATTATGAGAGAGATCCAGGCAATCATGCGTCAGATTGCATCAAGCATTACTTACTTGCCATGCCTTGATGAATCTT GTGTTTTTGATGTGTTAGCATACACTGATAAAGATGTTGCAGTCCCATTCACCTGGATTGAGAGTGACCCCAAACTTATTGCCAATCCACAAATGGTGAAATTGCATTCATTTGACACCAAG ATACACAAGGTTGACACTCTGGTTTCGTACAAGAATGATGAATGGGATGAACAGTAG
- the LOC118053512 gene encoding trihelix transcription factor GT-4 isoform X1, whose translation MYLSEKPRPLDFYKEEVGPSSSRDNMIIEVVSSNGDLPPLHLHPITAATNPHQMILGESSGDDNHEVKAPKKRAETWVQDETRSLIGFRREMDGLFNTSKSNKHLWEQISTKMREKGFDRSPTMCTDKWRNLLKEFKKARHQDRGSGSAKMSYYKEIDEILRGRNKNSQYKCPTPKVDSYMQFSDKGFEDTSISFGPVEASARPTLNLERRLDHDGHPLAITAADAVAASGVPPWNWRETPGNGAESQSYGGRVISVKSGDYTRRIGIDGTTDAIREAIKSAFRLRTKRAFWLEDEDQIIRALDRDMPLGNYTLHLDEGLAIKVCLYDQSDHMPVHTEEKIFYTEDDYRDFLSHRGWTCLREFDGYRNIDSMDDLRHDAIYRGVS comes from the exons ATGTACTTGTCAGAGAAGCCTCGCCCTCTCGATTTCTACAAAGAAGAAGTAGGGCCATCGTCTTCTAGAGACAACATGATTATCGAAGTTGTCTCTTCCAACGGCGATTTGCCACCTCTTCATCTTCACCCCATCACCGCTGCTACCAACCCACACCAGATGATTCTCGGCGAAAGCAGCGGCGATGACAACCACGAAGTCAAAGCACCCAAGAAGCGAGCTGAGACATGGGTTCAAGACGAAACCCGAAGTCTGATCGGGTTTCGCAGAGAAATGGATGGTCTCTTCAATACTTCCAAGTCAAATAAGCACCTGTGGGAGCAAATTTCTACTAAAATGAGGGAGAAAGGCTTCGATCGATCGCCGACTATGTGCACCGACAAGTGGAGGAACTTGTTGAAAGAGTTCAAGAAGGCGAGGCATCAAGATAGGGGAAGTGGGTCTGCTAAAATGTCGTATTACAAGGAGATTGATGAGATTTTGAGGGGAAGGAATAAGAATTCTCAGTATAAGTGCCCTACTCCTAAAGTTGATTCTTACATGCAATTTTCTGACAAAG GCTTTGAAGATACAAGTATATCATTTGGACCAGTGGAAG CCAGTGCTAGGCCAACACTCAATTTGGAAAGACGTCTGGATCACGATGGACATCCCCTTGCCATCACCGCGGCTGATGCAGTTGCTGCAAGTGGAGTTCCTCCTTGGAATTGGAGGGAGACCCCTGGGAATG GTGCTGAGAGTCAATCATATGGTGGGAGGGTGATATCAGTCAAATCTGGGGACTACACAAGAAGGATTGGCATTGATGGCACCACAGATGCCATTAGGGAGGCAATCAAGTCTGCTTTCAGATTGAGAACTAAGCGAGCATTCTGGTTGGAGGATGAAGACCAGATAATTCGTGCTCTTGACAGGGACATGCCTTTAGGGAATTACACTCTTCACCTTGATGAAG GGCTAGCTATCAAAGTTTGTCTGTATGATCAGTCAGACCACATGCCAGTGCACACTGAAGAGAAAATCTTCTATACTGAAGATGACTACCGTGATTTTCTTTCTCACCGGGGCTGGACTTGTCTAAGGGAGTTTGATGGCTATAGAAACATTGATAGTATGGATGATCTTCGGCATGATGCAATATACCGGGGCGTGAGTTGA
- the LOC118053512 gene encoding trihelix transcription factor GT-1 isoform X2 — MYLSEKPRPLDFYKEEVGPSSSRDNMIIEVVSSNGDLPPLHLHPITAATNPHQMILGESSGDDNHEVKAPKKRAETWVQDETRSLIGFRREMDGLFNTSKSNKHLWEQISTKMREKGFDRSPTMCTDKWRNLLKEFKKARHQDRGSGSAKMSYYKEIDEILRGRNKNSQYKCPTPKVDSYMQFSDKGFEDTSISFGPVEASARPTLNLERRLDHDGHPLAITAADAVAASGVPPWNWRETPGNGAESQSYGGRVISVKSGDYTRRIGIDGTTDAIREAIKSAFRLRTKRAFWLEDEDQIIRALDRDMPLGNYTLHLDEGCVKQKMIHISPIIVSLLGQ; from the exons ATGTACTTGTCAGAGAAGCCTCGCCCTCTCGATTTCTACAAAGAAGAAGTAGGGCCATCGTCTTCTAGAGACAACATGATTATCGAAGTTGTCTCTTCCAACGGCGATTTGCCACCTCTTCATCTTCACCCCATCACCGCTGCTACCAACCCACACCAGATGATTCTCGGCGAAAGCAGCGGCGATGACAACCACGAAGTCAAAGCACCCAAGAAGCGAGCTGAGACATGGGTTCAAGACGAAACCCGAAGTCTGATCGGGTTTCGCAGAGAAATGGATGGTCTCTTCAATACTTCCAAGTCAAATAAGCACCTGTGGGAGCAAATTTCTACTAAAATGAGGGAGAAAGGCTTCGATCGATCGCCGACTATGTGCACCGACAAGTGGAGGAACTTGTTGAAAGAGTTCAAGAAGGCGAGGCATCAAGATAGGGGAAGTGGGTCTGCTAAAATGTCGTATTACAAGGAGATTGATGAGATTTTGAGGGGAAGGAATAAGAATTCTCAGTATAAGTGCCCTACTCCTAAAGTTGATTCTTACATGCAATTTTCTGACAAAG GCTTTGAAGATACAAGTATATCATTTGGACCAGTGGAAG CCAGTGCTAGGCCAACACTCAATTTGGAAAGACGTCTGGATCACGATGGACATCCCCTTGCCATCACCGCGGCTGATGCAGTTGCTGCAAGTGGAGTTCCTCCTTGGAATTGGAGGGAGACCCCTGGGAATG GTGCTGAGAGTCAATCATATGGTGGGAGGGTGATATCAGTCAAATCTGGGGACTACACAAGAAGGATTGGCATTGATGGCACCACAGATGCCATTAGGGAGGCAATCAAGTCTGCTTTCAGATTGAGAACTAAGCGAGCATTCTGGTTGGAGGATGAAGACCAGATAATTCGTGCTCTTGACAGGGACATGCCTTTAGGGAATTACACTCTTCACCTTGATGAAG GGTGTGTAAAGCAAAAAATGATCCATATCAGTccaattattgtttctttactAGGACAGTAA
- the LOC118053540 gene encoding F-box protein SKIP14 produces MALNFSHRPLFPRISEDNVVSPMRISIQERVEDRFDYGRDRSGSQELVHKDIIDLLPSDPFDMDISTTFTAITGWLEDLEVDYGACGSDQVSTSDGNYQLFAGLNYIWNNAMRFQAFPGNVEFSCKSNLVGGFGDECLEGIEVENASVHEASDSDCDMKDVLSLGNEMDKNAGVVDESSGEFQKGHVVFSDGAPHPAFAFALGYLGVRDLLLVETVCRSLRYTVRSDPLLWRSIHIDQPLNEKITEDVLLQLTDRAQGNLQCLSLVKCPRITDDGLKQVLKSNPRLTKLSVPGCTRLSIEGIVTSLKAFKTTGAQGVKHLCIGGVYGVTQKHFEELTLLLGQDSHTQQNARQPHFYHRADFYLSCEDDRAIDIEMCPRCQNLRLVYDCPAEGCRGNEHPTRACRACTLCIARCAHCGRCINDSEYEETFCLELLCSDCWKQPLKCQEKQDRKIGPLRFPELQESSCSLRLHG; encoded by the exons ATGGCGTTGAATTTTTCGCATCGACCTCTCTTTCCTCGTATTTCCGAGGATAATGTGGTTTCGCCCATGAGGATTTCTATACAGGAGAGAGTTGAGGATCGTTTTGATTATGGAAGGGATAGGAGTGGCTCACAGGAATTGGTGCATAAGGATATTATTGATCTTTTGCCATCGGATCCTTTTGACATGGATATAAGTACCACTTTTACTGCTATCACGGGGTGGCTTGAGGATTTGGAGGTGGATTATGGTGCTTGTGGTAGTGATCAGGTTTCCACGAGTGATGGGAATTATCAGTTGTTTGCTGGCTTGAATTATATTTGGAATAATGCTATGAGGTTTCAAGCATTTCCAGGGAATGTGGAGTTTAGTTGTAAATCTAATTTAGTGGGTGGGTTTGGTGATGAGTGTCTAGAGGGGATAGAAGTGGAGAATGCATCTGTTCACGAGGCTTCTGACTCAGATTGTGACATGAAGGATGTTTTGAGTCTGGGGAATGAAATGGATAAGAATGCTGGGGTCGTGGATGAGAGCAGTGGAGAATTCCAAAAGGGTCATGTGGTTTTTTCTGATGGAGCTCCTCATCCAGCGTTTGCTTTTGCTCTTGGTTATCTGGGAGTGCGGGATCTTCTTCTTGTTGAAACTGTTTGCAGATCCCTTCGTTATACTGTTCGAAGTGACCCACTTCTATGGAGGAGCATCCACATAGATCAACCATTGAATGAGAAGATCACTGAAGATGTTCTTTTGCAGTTAACTGATAGGGCTCAAGGTAACTTGCAATGTCTGAGCCTAGTGAAGTGTCCTAGGATTACTGATGATGGGTTGAAGCAGGTGCTCAAAAGTAATCCAAGGCTGACCAAG TTGAGTGTGCCTGGATGTACAAGACTCAGCATTGAGGGCATTGTGACCAGCTTAAAGGCATTCAAGACTACAGGAGCTCAGGGAGTGAAGCATTTATGCATTGGCGGGGTCTATGGTGTGACACAGAAGCATTTTGAAGAGTTGACGCTCTTGTTGGGCCAAGATAGCCACACCCAGCAGAATGCTCGCCAGCCACATTTTTATCACAGGGCAGATTTTTATCTGTCATGTGAGGATGATCGTGCAATTGATATTGAAATGTGCCCAAGATGCCAGAACCTGAGACTAGTTTATGATTGCCCTGCAGAGGGTTGCCGGGGAAACGAGCATCCCACTCGGGCTTGCAGGGCTTGCACCCTTTGCATTGCACGGTGTGCCCATTGTGGCCGTTGTATTAATGACAGTGAATACGAGGAAACTTTTTGTCTTGAGTTGCTTTGTTCAGATTGTTGGAAGCAGCCGCTGAAATGTCAAGAGAAGCAAGATAGGAAGATTGGTCCGCTCAGGTTTCCTGAGCTCCAAGAATCTTCCTGCAGCCTTCGTCTTCATGGCTAG